The Kitasatospora albolonga nucleotide sequence GCCTCAGTTTCCTGCGAGAGTGCACGTGGCCGCCTGATCCGAACCCGCCCCGAGTACTGCCGCCGACCGCCAGAACCGGACTCGGCACCATGTAGCCCATACTGTCGGAGGCTGGCCTCGGAGCTCCTCCAACCGGGCGGGCCACTCCTACCTGCCCGTAAGCCACATCAACACCCGACGCGGCAAAGGAACATGCAGCTAAGGTCTCGTGCGGTGAACAAAGATGAATCCGGACTGACCAAGGCGGTTGCCGACGCGCTGGGCACTCAGCGCACCGCTGCCCTCACGGAACTCGCTGGCCGTGTCACCGCACTGCGGCGCATGAGCGAAGATGCGGGAACCAACGAAGTGCTGCTGACCCCCTTGACAGGCCGCGCCGCAGAGAGATGGGAGCGCCTCGCCCGGCGCGAGGCCGAGGACTGGGTCTATGTCCGTTCGGACGACGGTGCAACCGTCCTGGCAGTGGACCAGGCATCCGAAGCCGGAGTCCGCGATCCGGCGGCAGCTGTCATCTACCCTGAGCTGCACACACGACTGGTCAGCTGGTGGCTCGTCCACGCCTGGCGCAGCGCCGACCTCCTCGCTGACACCCTGGACAACCTGACCCGGTGGCGTATCACCTCCGGCGCCGTCGCAGCCCGGGCCGTGATTGAAGAGGCAGGATCGCTGGTCGACGAGCAGAACGCCATCGCCCAGGCATGGCAGACCGGCAAGGCTGCTGCCGAAGACTCCGTGAAACGGCCCACCCTGGTCCGCGCGGCGCTCGCTCCCGTCCTGCTGAAAGCCGGGTTCGGCTCCAGGATGAACGGCAGCCACGAAGGTCTTCAGGCCACCAACGTCCTCACCCTCGTGAAAAAGCTGACCAAAGCAACAGGCGAAGGCGAGTTCCCGAAGTGGTACGACCTGCTCTCCGACGCCGCGCACCCCGCCTTCGGAGCCAGGATCGCCTTCGCCACACCACCGCTCGTGCACACTTCGAAAGCTGTCACGGTGCGCAGCTACGCCCGATCGCCCATGTCACTCACCGACGGAGAATCTCTCCAAACTCTGGAACCGACCGTCGCCTTCGCAGTCGCCGACTCCCTGATCGCCGCCGGGACGCACATGTTGAACCTTCTCGAAGACGGCCTGGCCATCGTGGACGACTTCGGCCTGACGACATCAGCGGCCACGCTCACCCGCCGTACGTACTGGCGCGCCTTCCACCCCACACGCGGCGGCCGCGCCTGCCCCTGCGGCCGTGGTAAGTGGTCTGCCTGCGGTCACCACTGGGGAAGTCAGATCCCTACGTCCCGCGCCCGTTGACGACCACAGCGGCACGGAAACGCAAGACCACCGGCCGGTGAGTCTGCCCCTCACCGGCCCGCCGCCTCCAGCCGCCCCTGGTCGCCACCGACAGGCCACGGCAACCGATCAGAGAACCTGTGCCAAACCCGCCCCGCAGCCGATCAGGTCGATCCGTGACCGGGTTCCGGGTTGTACCCTCGCGTGCCAACAGAGCTGTGGCCAGGCACACCACCGTCCCTGAGTCTGCTCACGGCGCCGCTGGACCCCGTTCCATTGAATGGGCACCATCTCGCTCTCGCAGACGATTCATCACTCTCGGGCGGTCTTCGAGCGTCGACAGCCTCGAGTCGTACGAGCACATCGTCCACCTCCACGTGGTCCCCCGCCTGGGGAACAAGATGCTTCTGCAGGTCACCGCAGCGGACATCAAGGGTCTGTACGCACGTTGGCGTCAGGATGGGACGGCCCTCAACATCATCGAGTCCCGGCACGTAGCCCTCTCGGCACTGTTCTCCCACGCTGTGCGCCACAGGCGGATTCCCGTGAGTCCCAGGAAGGTCAGGAGCGCTGCCGTCAGGCCGTCGAGACGGCCGTCGGGCCGCACATGCTCAAACCAGCCCGAACGAGCGCAGGACCCGGCGCTGCCCCCGTGTCGGCCCCTCGGGCCAGTACACGTAACAGACCCCGCCCGTACCGCTCCTGACCCGGCCGTTCGCGTCGTACCGCTTGGTGCGGAGCCAGATGTTCTCCCACTCGCGCCGCCGGTAGACACGGCGTACCGCCTCGTTGTCCGGGGAGGCGGGGTCGTTGGCGATCACATCGCCCTCCGGGGTGAAGCCGACCACCGTCATCAGATGGCCCGCCGTCCCGTAGCCCGCCCCCGTCAGCTCCTTCTCCAGGAAGGACTGCGAGGTGATGACGGGGATTCCGGCGTGGACCAGCCGTTCCAGGTCGGTGAGGGAGCCGAGGCGGGTGACGGCCGCGTTCAGGTCCCGGTAGGTGGCGGCGTAGGCGGCGTTGAAGGGCCAGTTGCCGCAGCCGCCGTACTCGTAGTCGTACGTGTACCGGGCGGCGTGGCAGACCTGAGGGTCGGGCAGGCCGGGCCTGACCCAGGCGAGGTCCTCGGCGGTGGGGCGGCGGCCCCAGTACTCGACGATCATCTGCGAGGAGGTGGGGCTGCACCATGCCTCGCCGCCATTGTCGTACTCGGGGTACTGGCCGATGTGGACGTTCTGCGAGTAGCGCGGGACCCGCAGTTCGCGGGCGTGGGCCGGGGTGCTCGCCGGGACCTCGAAGCGGTCGGGGACGGCGGAGGCCATCGCGCCGACGCGCCACACGGTGGGGGTGAGGCGGCTGCCGGGGGTGCGGTACAGGGTGAGGCGGAGGCGGTACGCGGTGAACCGTACGCCGGTCGCCGCGTCGTCCACGGAGAGCGTGTCGGTCCAGACCGAGCTGTGCGGGTCCCCCTGGCCGTCCACCGAGGTGCGCCGGATGTCGCCGTCGCCCGAGGCCCAGCGGCCCATCACGAACCAGGGGGTGGCCGTGCCGTCCGCGTAGGCGGCGCTCAGCTCGACGGCGATCCAGGTGCCCGCGGGCGTCCGGGCGTTCCAGGAGGCGATCAGTTCGGTGGCGGGGACGGCGGAGCGGTGGAGCGGCGAGGTCCAGGTGGCGTACTCCCAGGCGGCGGTCTCCCCCGTGTGGGGGTCGGTGTGGTCGGTGCGGCCCACGGGGGTGGCGATGGCCAGGCCGGGGCGGGGGCCGGTGAGGACCCGGGTGCCGTCGCCGGAGCCCCGGCGCCAGTCGGTGTACGTGTGCCAGAAGCGGTTGTCCACGAGGGGTGCGGCTGCCTGGGGTGCGGAGGGACGGGCGGGAGATGCCGGTGCGGCCGACGCGGGCCCGGCGGACGCGGTGATGCCCGCGCCGGCCGCTGCCGCGAGCGCGGCGGTCAGGAGGGTCCTGCGTGAGGTCGGACTGGTCATGGGCGAGACCCCCGGTCATGGGTGGGAGTGGGGCCAGGGCCTGCCGTCGCCCGGCGGACGGCGGTTCGGCGACAGATCCTGCGGATGCCGATCGGTGCGTCAACTATCCCGGTTCCAAGGGGCGGCGGGCCAGCGATCCGGCCCGCGCCACGCCACCAATATGGGTCTGGACCACTGGCATGACCTGCGGCGGGCCGGGGGCGGCCGGGGCCGGGCCCGTACCCTGGCACCATGACCGACCTGTCCCGCCACGCCGACGCCCTGCGCGCGCTCCCGCCGTCCTGCGGGCCGGTCCGGCTCGTCGCGGTGGACGGGCACGCGGGGTCGGGCAAGAGCACGTTCGCCGGGCGGCTGGCGGCGGCGCTCGGGGGTGCGCCGGTGCTCCATCTGGACGATCTCGCCACCCACGAGGAGCTGTTCGGCTGGGTGGGGCGGCTGCGGGAGCAGGTGCTCCTGCCCCTCTCGCGCGGGGAGCCCGCCCGGTATGCGCCGTACGACTGGACCGGGCGGCGCTTCGGACCGGCGCGGACCCTGGAACCGGCCCCGGTGGTGCTGGTCGAGGGCGTCGGGGCGGGCCGCCGGGAGGTGCGGCCGTGGCTGGCGGCGCTGTGCTGGATGGAGCTGGAGCGGGAGGTCTCCTGGGGGCGGGGCAGGGCGCGGGACGGCGCCGGGCTCACGGAGTTCTGGAACGGCTGGACGCTCGCCGAGGAGCGGCATTTCGCCGATGACCCGTCCCGTCCTTACGCGGATCTGCTGGTACGTCAGATGCCCGAGGGGTACGCGTGGCAGGAGGGACCCGGCGCGACAGCGGGAGCGAACCGTTTCGTCACCGACGGTAGGGGGAGCACCCCTCCGTACTGAGCAGTCGGAAATCGGCCCGGAAGTGCCTCAACTCGGCTTGACCGGGGGGCCTTACTGGTCTTACGTTCTCATTGTGCGGCTTTTCGGAGCCCCCGCAGACGCGAAGCCCCCGGTTGTTCCCCCGTGATCGGGGGCTTCGTCCTGTGCGCGCACCGCCGCCCGGCGACCACACAGAGCGATCTGTTCACCCTCGGTGACCGCTCCCCCGGGGTCCCCCGTTGACCGGCCCCCTCCGTCCTGCGCAGGTACGATGCACCTCGGTGTGGTCAATTCCCTTCCTCCGCGCAGTGATTCGGCACGCTCCGGTGGGCATGCTGTGCGGGCGGGACATCCTGGGGGAACGGTTGGCGTGGGGGACCTGATGGACATCGGCACACAGGGCGCGCAGGCTCCCGCCGACCTCGCCTGGCTGCGTGGCATGGACGCCTACACGATGGGCGCCTACCCGCAGGCCGAGGAGGAGTTCAGGGCTGCGGTACGGATCGATCCCGGCATGGCGGACGGCTGGCTCGGCCTCCACGCGCTGCGCATCGACACCGCCACCGCCCTGTTACGCATGTACCGGCACCGCGACCGCTTCGGCGAACAGCGGGCCCGCCACCGTCGGCCGCTCAACTCCTGGTACTGGCTGGGCTGGTGGGTGCAGCCGCTGCTGGAGAGCCCGCGCGATCTGCTGCTCGCCCACGCCTCGCACTGGCTGGACGGGCGCCATGTGCCGGAGCTGGACCGGGCGCTCGCGGGGCTGCCGCCGGTGGACACGGACCCGCAGGTGCGGTTCCTGCACGCCTGCCGCTCGTATCTGGTCAAGGACTGGGAGCAGCTCGTCCGGTACACCGAGCAGCTGGTGGACGATCCGATGCTGGGCATCGAGGCGGGGCTCTTCGGCGGGATGGCCCGGGTCCGGCTGGAGATGTACGGGCAGGCCGAACCGCTGCTCTCGGCGGCCCTGATGCGCTGCCGCAGCGAGCAGCCGCAGCGCAAGGAGCTGCGCTACTGGCTGGCCCGGGCCCACGAGGGCACCGGGCGCAGTGCGGCGGCGCTGCCGCTCTACCGGGCGGTGCACCGGATCGACCCGGCGTTCATGGACACCTCGGCCCGTCTCGCCGCGCTCGTAGAGGGCGACGGGTACGACGAGTCCGCCGATCTGGCCGCCGTGATGCTGACCGGTTTCGGCTCGGGCGGGGCGGAGGGCCCGGGGGCGCAGCCGGAGGGCGACGGGGTGCTCGGGACGGATCTGGTGGACGGCCGCGAACCGTGGCCGGTCGGCGAGGCCGGGCTGCTCGACGACGATCCGGGGCCCCTGCCGCCCCCGCCCGTCGGGGGCGTACGCCGGGAGAAGCTCCGGAACCCGTCGGTCTTCCCGGCCGGGCCGAGCGACCCCGTCCTGCTGGCCGAGGCGCTGGCCCAGCTGGAGCGCATGGTGGGCCTGGAACCGGTGAAGCGGCAGGTGAAGGCGGTCTCCGCGCAGCTGAACATGGCCCGGCTCCGGTCCGAGCAGGGGCTCCCGGTCCAGCCGCCGAAGCGGCACTTCGTCTTCTCCGGCCCCTCCGGCACCGGCAAGACGACGGTGGCGCGCATCCTGGGCCGGGTCTTCTACGCCCTGGGGCTGCTCGGCGGCGACCATCTGATCGAGGCCCAACGCGCGGATCTGGTGGGCGAGTTCCTGGGCCAGACGGCGGTGAAGGCCAATGAGCTGATCGACTCGGCGCTGGGCGGGGTGCTCTTCGTGGACGAGGCGTACAGCCTGGCCAACTCCGGTTACAGCAAGGGCGACGCGTACGGGGACGAGGCCCTCCAGGTCCTGCTGAAGCGGGCCGAGGACAACCGGGACCATCTCGTCGTCATCCTCGCGGGTTACCCCGAGGGGATGGACCGGCTGCTGGCCACCAACCCCGGGCTCTCCTCCCGCTTCACCAGCCGGGTCGACTTCCCGAGCTACCGCCCGCTCGAACTCACCGCGATCGGCACGGTGCTGGCCGCCGAGAACGACGACGTGTGGGACGAGGAGGCGGTCGACGAGCTGCGCTCCATCAGCGGCCATGTGGTGGACCAGGGCTGGATCGACGAGCTGGGCAACGGCCGCTTCCTGCGCACGCTGTACGAGAAGAGCTGCGCCTACCGCGATCTGCGGCTCTCCGGGTACACCGGGGAGCTGAGCCGGGAGGACCTGTCCACGCTGCGGCTGCCGGATCTGATGCAGGCGTACGGCGAGGTGCTGTCGGGGCGCGGTCCGGTGGGCCGGGGAAAGCCGGAGCCGGGCGGGGGGTGACCGCCGCCGGTGATCCGCCGGTCAGCCGGTGGTGTCGCCCGCGGACCGGGCCTCGGTGAGGGCCCGCAGGGCGCGGGCGTCGCGGATGGCCTGCTGCTTGGCCATGCCGGGCTGGATGCCGAGGACGGGCAGGCTGGTGCCGTCGCTGAGGTCGAGGAAGACCCAGGGGTCGCCGGAGCGCAGGTTGACGCGGAGGATCTCCTCCCAGGCCAGTTTGCGGGTCCGGGTGAGGTTGACGACGGTGACCCCGGCCTCGTCGGCCTCCACCTTGGGCCTGCTGAGCAGGGCCAGGACGCCGAAGAAGAGCGCGGCGACGAAGACGAAGCTGATCCGCTCCGCCACGTTGAGCCGCTCCAGCATCAGCGCGACAACGGTGATGACGAGGAACATCGCCAGCCCCACACTCAGCAGGACCACCCGGGTGAGGGTGGGCCGGAAGGTGACCGGGAGGGCGGGGGCTTCGGGCCGGGGCGCGGACATCGGGGTCTTCTCTCGCGGGGGTGTGCGGTGGCGCGGAGGGCGCCCCGGGCGGGGCGCCCGGGGCGCTCAGAGGCGGCAGGCGTGAATGGCCGTGGTGAGGATGGCGCGGGCGCCGAGCTCGTACAGGTCGTCCATGATCCGCTGGGCCTCCTTGGCGGCGACCATGGAGCGGACGGCGACCCAGCCCTCGTGGTGCAGCGGGGAGATGGTCGGCGACTCCAGGCCCGGGGTGAGGGCGACGGCGCGCTCCAGGTGCTCGACGCGGCAGTCGTAGTCCATCATCACGTAGGACCGGGCGACCAGGACGCCCTGGAGGCGGCGGAGGAACTGCTGCACCTTGGGGTCGTCGGCGGGGGCGCCATTGCGGCGGATGACGACGGCCTCGGAGGTCATGATCGGGTCGCCGATCACTACGAGTCCGGCGTTGCGCATGCTGGTGCCGGTCTCGACGACGTCCGCGATGATCTGGGCGACGCCGAGCTCGATCGCGGTCTCGACCGCGCCGTCGAGGTGGACGATGGACGCCTTGACGCCGGACTCCTTGAGGTGGGCGTCGACGATGCCCTCGTAGGAGGTGGCGATCGTCATGCCGTCGAAGTCCTGCGGGCCCGTGGCGGTGCCGGGCTTGGTGGCGTAGCGGAAGGTGGAGCGGGCGAAGCCGAGCTGGAGGATCTCCTCGGCGTCGGCGCCGGAGTCCAGGAGCAGATCGCGGCCGGTGATGCCGATGTCGAGCTTGCCGGAGCTGACGTAGATGGCGATGTCCCGGGGGCGGAGGTAGAAGAACTCCACCTCGTTCTCCGGGTCGACCAGGACCAGTTCCTTGGACTCCTTGCGCTGCTGGTACCCGGCCTCATGGAGCATGGCCATCGCAGAGCCGGAGAGTGCACCCTTGTTGGGGACGGCGATGCGCAGCATGAGGTCAGGTTCCTTTGTGCGGAGGGGGAAGGAGGGAAGGGCTGTGACGTGCGGTGCTCGGGGTGTGCTCAGAGATGGGCGTAGACGTCGTCGAGCGAGATCCCGCGGGCGACCATCATCACCTGGATGTGGTACAGCAGCTGGGAGATCTCCTCGGCGGCGGCTTCCTTGCCCTCGTACTCGGCGGCCATCCAGACCTCGGCGGCCTCCTCGACGACCTTCTTGCCGATGGCATGCACGCCCTTGTCCACCAGTTCGGCGGTGCGCGAGGTGGAGGGGTCGCCTTCGGCGGCCTTGAGCTGGAGCTCGGCGAAGAGCTCTTCGAAGGTTTTGTTCGCCATGATGGTCCTCAGAATACGGGGTCGCCGGAGGGCACTCAGCGCCAGGGTTCGCTGACGGTCCGCAGCGTGGCCGCCGTGGCCACGGCGGCGGTGACCGCTTCGTGCCCCTTGTCCTCGTTGGACCCCTCGATGCCCGCGCGGTCGAGCGCCTGCTCCTCGGTGTCGCACGTCAGCACGCCGAAGCC carries:
- a CDS encoding CbxX/CfqX; its protein translation is MDIGTQGAQAPADLAWLRGMDAYTMGAYPQAEEEFRAAVRIDPGMADGWLGLHALRIDTATALLRMYRHRDRFGEQRARHRRPLNSWYWLGWWVQPLLESPRDLLLAHASHWLDGRHVPELDRALAGLPPVDTDPQVRFLHACRSYLVKDWEQLVRYTEQLVDDPMLGIEAGLFGGMARVRLEMYGQAEPLLSAALMRCRSEQPQRKELRYWLARAHEGTGRSAAALPLYRAVHRIDPAFMDTSARLAALVEGDGYDESADLAAVMLTGFGSGGAEGPGAQPEGDGVLGTDLVDGREPWPVGEAGLLDDDPGPLPPPPVGGVRREKLRNPSVFPAGPSDPVLLAEALAQLERMVGLEPVKRQVKAVSAQLNMARLRSEQGLPVQPPKRHFVFSGPSGTGKTTVARILGRVFYALGLLGGDHLIEAQRADLVGEFLGQTAVKANELIDSALGGVLFVDEAYSLANSGYSKGDAYGDEALQVLLKRAEDNRDHLVVILAGYPEGMDRLLATNPGLSSRFTSRVDFPSYRPLELTAIGTVLAAENDDVWDEEAVDELRSISGHVVDQGWIDELGNGRFLRTLYEKSCAYRDLRLSGYTGELSREDLSTLRLPDLMQAYGEVLSGRGPVGRGKPEPGGG
- a CDS encoding phosphoribosyl-ATP diphosphatase, coding for MANKTFEELFAELQLKAAEGDPSTSRTAELVDKGVHAIGKKVVEEAAEVWMAAEYEGKEAAAEEISQLLYHIQVMMVARGISLDDVYAHL
- a CDS encoding ATP phosphoribosyltransferase — protein: MLRIAVPNKGALSGSAMAMLHEAGYQQRKESKELVLVDPENEVEFFYLRPRDIAIYVSSGKLDIGITGRDLLLDSGADAEEILQLGFARSTFRYATKPGTATGPQDFDGMTIATSYEGIVDAHLKESGVKASIVHLDGAVETAIELGVAQIIADVVETGTSMRNAGLVVIGDPIMTSEAVVIRRNGAPADDPKVQQFLRRLQGVLVARSYVMMDYDCRVEHLERAVALTPGLESPTISPLHHEGWVAVRSMVAAKEAQRIMDDLYELGARAILTTAIHACRL